One stretch of Salarias fasciatus chromosome 19, fSalaFa1.1, whole genome shotgun sequence DNA includes these proteins:
- the insm1b gene encoding insulinoma-associated protein 1b, with translation MPKGFLVKRNKKSAHVSYRTRSDEDDLQEPPTPAALPSQTDPSPPMSVASSPDRASASPDFGAADAPVPRLEKPAQFGNPEAVCQALYSPTRPISKEHDRGYFERSFNLGSPISAESFPTPASLSGLDHLLYAPVDLKIGTSNSSRSGTTTTSSSSSSSNNNINIINNNNNHNSHSHSHSLPGPSRVSTKRPATDGAERKSKPASKKPKAIRKLNFEDEVTTSPVLGLKIKEGPVEVKPRAQTSGGNKPLGEFVCQLCKEAYADPFSLAQHKCSRIVRVEYRCPECDKMFSCPANLASHRRWHKPRATGAPAVPAAQGIKPDMAKLPPLGVKALTDEAKDTSDRDTPSPGLSESGSEDGSYDCQFCGKRFKRQAYLRKHIMGHQALQKKVLEEHGFQTSDRGAEQAPASISSSSSSSSSTTTSASSSSSSSSSSSEEASNQSPLNLSPVDRLLCPVCGESFTSRAGQERHLRLMHSSQIYPCKYCPATLYSSPGLTRHINKCHPSENRQVILLQMPVRPAC, from the coding sequence ATGCCCAAAGGATTCCTggtaaaaagaaacaagaaatcTGCACATGTTTCCTACAGGACCCGGTCAGACGAGGatgacctccaggagcctcccaCCCCAGCTGCCTTGCCGAGTCAGACGGACCCCTCCCCGCCGATGTCCGTGGCGTCCAGTCCGGACCGCGCCTCAGCATCACCGGATTTCGGCGCAGCTGACGCGCCGGTGCCAAGGCTGGAGAAGCCGGCGCAGTTCGGCAACCCAGAAGCGGTGTGCCAAGCCCTGTACAGCCCCACCCGGCCCATCAGCAAGGAGCACGACAGGGGATATTTCGAGCGAAGTTTCAATCTGGGCTCTCCGATTTCTGCTGAGTCATTCCCAACACCCGCCTCCCTCTCCGGCTTGGACCATCTCCTGTACGCTCCGGTCGACCTGAAGATCGGCACCAGCAACAGCAGCCGGAGCGGCACCACcacgaccagcagcagcagcagcagcagcaacaataatatcaacatcatcaacaacaacaacaaccacaacagccacagccacagccacagcctCCCGGGACCGAGCCGGGTCAGCACCAAGCGACCCGCCACCGACGGAGCAGAGCGCAAATCCAAACCCGCGTCCAAGAAACCCAAAGCCATTAGAAAACTCAACTTTGAAGACGAAGTGACGACTTCTCCGGTGCTCGGTCTGAAAATCAAAGAGGGGCCGGTGGAGGTGAAGCCGCGCGCGCAGACATCCGGAGGGAACAAGCCTTTGGGGGAGTTTGTGTGTCAGCTGTGCAAGGAGGCGTACGCGGACCCCTTCTCCCTGGCCCAGCACAAGTGCTCCCGCATCGTGAGGGTCGAGTACCGCTGTCCCGAGTGCGACAAGATGTTCAGCTGCCCGGCGAACCTCGCCTCCCACCGCCGCTGGCACAAGCCGCGGGCGACCGGCGCGCCCGCCGTGCCCGCGGCGCAGGGCATCAAGCCCGACATGGCCAAACTGCCCCCGCTGGGCGTCAAGGCGCTCACCGACGAAGCCAAAGACACGAGCGACAGAGACACCCCGAGTCCCGGGCTGTCCGAGTCGGGCTCTGAGGACGGCTCCTACGACTGCCAGTTCTGCGGGAAGAGGTTCAAGCGCCAGGCGTACCTGAGAAAACACATCATGGGACACCAGGCCCTGCAGAAGAAAGTGCTGGAGGAGCACGGGTTTCAAACCAGCGACCGCGGGGCAGAGCAGGCTCCGGCgtcgatctcctcctcctcctcctcctcctcctccaccaccacctcagcatcctcctcctcctcctcctcttcctcttcctcagaggaAGCCTCAAACCAAAGCCCCCTCAACCTGAGCCCGGTGGACCGCCTGCTGTGCCCGGTGTGCGGGGAGAGCTTCACCAGCAGGGCCGGCCAGGAGAGACACCTGCGCCTCATGCACTCCTCCCAGATCTACCCGTGCAAATACTGCCCCGCCACTCTCTACAGCTCGCCGGGACTCACCAGGCACATAAACAAGTGCCACCCCTCTGAGAACAGGCAGGTGATCCTGCTCCAAATGCCGGTGCGCCCCGCCTGCTGA